A window from Micromonospora profundi encodes these proteins:
- a CDS encoding TetR/AcrR family transcriptional regulator — MTRRAAEIRLDALLRTACDVIVERGLANTRTADVAQAAGVSQALVFYHFATKERLLAQAFAYAVEQDLARLDAVTRSSAPPLTKLRRILKLYTPAGRATSWSMWIDGWSESLRTPEMEKVSRRLDLRWRQDLAAVIAAGVADGTFECADPDGAAWRISAVTDGLAVQLAVHERVISRRQFGEWVRLVAARELGLDPVVLD; from the coding sequence GTGACGAGACGTGCGGCCGAGATCCGCCTGGATGCCCTGCTGCGCACCGCGTGCGACGTGATCGTCGAGCGCGGTCTGGCCAACACCCGGACAGCCGACGTGGCGCAGGCCGCTGGCGTGAGCCAGGCGCTGGTTTTCTACCACTTCGCCACCAAGGAACGGCTGCTCGCGCAGGCATTCGCGTACGCGGTCGAGCAGGATCTGGCCCGGCTGGACGCGGTGACCCGCTCGTCGGCCCCGCCGCTGACCAAGCTCCGCCGCATCCTGAAGCTCTACACCCCGGCCGGGCGGGCGACCTCCTGGTCGATGTGGATCGACGGCTGGTCCGAATCGCTGCGTACCCCGGAGATGGAGAAGGTCTCCCGCCGACTCGACCTGCGCTGGCGGCAGGACCTCGCCGCGGTGATCGCCGCCGGGGTGGCCGACGGCACCTTCGAGTGCGCCGACCCGGACGGGGCCGCCTGGCGGATCAGCGCCGTCACGGACGGCCTGGCGGTGCAGCTCGCCGTGCACGAGCGGGTGATCTCCCGGCGGCAGTTCGGTGAGTGGGTCCGGCTGGTCGCCGCCCGGGAGCTGGGTCTGGACCCGGTCGTGCTGGACTGA
- a CDS encoding TIGR03086 family metal-binding protein gives MDLLEAYRRSLAEFVDRVDQVEPGQWSDPTPCSGWDVRTLVNHVVSEDRWSVPLLAGRTIDEVGDRFDGDLLGTDPATAAREATAQAEIAATHPGTIDRTVHLSSGATPAAEYIQQLLAEHLVHGWDLAVAIGAEPRLEPDAVNVCARWFAGQADTYRSNNLVHDAVRLSADADEQDRLLAAFGRDPDWVPAD, from the coding sequence ATGGATCTGCTGGAGGCGTACCGCCGGAGCCTGGCCGAGTTCGTCGACCGGGTGGACCAGGTCGAGCCCGGCCAGTGGTCCGACCCGACACCCTGCTCCGGCTGGGACGTCCGCACTCTCGTCAACCACGTGGTCAGTGAGGACCGGTGGAGCGTCCCGCTGCTCGCCGGCCGCACCATCGACGAGGTCGGCGACCGGTTCGACGGCGACCTGCTCGGCACCGACCCGGCCACGGCAGCGCGGGAGGCGACCGCACAGGCCGAGATCGCCGCCACCCACCCCGGCACGATCGACCGCACCGTGCACCTCTCCAGCGGTGCGACCCCAGCCGCCGAATACATCCAGCAACTCCTCGCCGAGCACCTGGTGCACGGCTGGGACCTGGCGGTGGCCATCGGCGCCGAGCCTCGCCTGGAACCCGACGCGGTCAACGTGTGCGCCAGGTGGTTCGCCGGCCAGGCCGACACCTATCGGAGCAACAACCTGGTTCACGACGCGGTGCGGCTCTCCGCCGACGCCGACGAGCAGGACCGCCTGCTGGCCGCCTTCGGCCGCGACCCGGACTGGGTGCCGGCCGACTGA